The window GGCTGCCTCCCTTCGATTTCCTGGGCTTCGTCCCTGGCTGGATCTGGCTGGGCCTCAAGACCTTCGTCGTGGTCACCATGTTCCTGTGGGTCCGCTCGACCTTCCCGCGCTTTCGCTATGACCAGATCATGCGTCTGGGCTGGAAGATCTTCATCCCGGTCACGCTGGTGTGGCTGGTGGTGGTCGGCGCCTGGATGCAGACCCCGTTCAATATCTGGAAATAACTGGAATCGCCATGGCTGCGACCAACGCACGCGCGCTTGCGCGCTCATCATCGAACACGAAGGCGCCGGCCTTCTCGCTCAAGGACTTCCTGTCCAGCTTCATGCTGGTCGAGCTGTTCAAGGGCCTGGCCATCACGGGCAAGTACGCCTTCAGCCGCAAGATCACGGTGCAGTTCCCCGAAGAGAAGACGCCGCTCAGTCCGCGATTTCGCGGCCTGCATGCGCTGCGCCGCTACGAGAACGGCGAGGAGCGCTGCATCGCCTGCAAGCTCTGCGAGGCCGTGTGCCCCGCGTTGGCCATCACCATCGAGTCGGATGTGCGGGACGACGGTTCGCGCCGCACCACGCGCTACGACATCGACCTGACCAAGTGCATCTTCTGCGGTTTCTGCGAGGAGAGCTGCCCGGTCGACTCCATCGTCGAGACGCACATCCTCGAATACCACGGCGAGAAACGCGGCGACCTGTACTTCACCAAGGACATGCTGCTGGCTGTGGGCGACCGCTACGAAAAAGAAATCGCCGCTAACAAGGCGGCCGACGCCAAGTACCGCTAAGGCGGACTCGGCCCGACAACAAATAACGAAAACCGATCCATGGACGTCAAGACCGGTCTGTTCTACCTGTTCGCCGCGGTGCTGCTGTTCGCGGCGTTCCGCGTCATCACCTCGCGCAACCCCGTGTATGCGGCGCTGTACCTCGTGCTCGCCTTCTTCCAGGCCTCGGCCATCTGGCTGCTGCTGCGCGCCGAGTTTCTCGCCATCTCGCTGGTGCTGGTCTACGTGGGTGCGGTGATGGTGCTGTTCCTGTTCGTGGTGATGATGCTCGACATCAATGTCGACGCGCTGCGGCAGGGCTTCTGGAAGCATTTCCCGCTCGCCGCCGGGGTGGGGGCACTCATCGCGCTGGAGATGGCTGCAGTGCTGATGGGTGGCTTCCGCCTTGCCGAGCCGCGCCGTCCGATGGCCACCGGGCCGGACACCTCCAACACCCTGGAGCTCGGCAAGCTGCTCTATTCCGAATACCTCTATCCGCTGGAGATCGCGGCCGTCATCCTGCTCGTGGCCATCGTCGCGGCCATTGCGCTGACGCTGCGCACCCGCAAGGACAGCAAGTACGTGAACCCTGCCGACCAGGTGCGCGTGAAGGCGCGCGACCGCGTGCGCATCGTGCAGATGCCGGTGACGCAGGCCGCGCAACCCGTGGCCGACCCGGCGCCTGCAGCCGCGGAGACCAAGGCATGACCCTCACGCTCGGACACTTTCTCTCGCTCGGCGCGATGCTCTTCGCGCTGTCGGTGATCGGCATCTTCCTGAACCGCAAGAACCTCATCGTTCTCTTGATGTGCATCGAGCTGATGCTGCTCGCCGTCAACATGAACTTCGTCGCCTTCTCGTACTTCCTGGGCGACATGCACGGCCAGATCTTCGTGTTCTTCATCCTGACCGTGGCCGCGGCGGAGTCGGCAATCGGGCTGGCGCTGCTGGTGCTGCTGTTCCGCAACAAGTCGAACATCAACGTCGACGAACTGAACGCGCTCAAGGGGTAAAGGC is drawn from Variovorax sp. PBS-H4 and contains these coding sequences:
- the nuoI gene encoding NADH-quinone oxidoreductase subunit NuoI, with the translated sequence MAATNARALARSSSNTKAPAFSLKDFLSSFMLVELFKGLAITGKYAFSRKITVQFPEEKTPLSPRFRGLHALRRYENGEERCIACKLCEAVCPALAITIESDVRDDGSRRTTRYDIDLTKCIFCGFCEESCPVDSIVETHILEYHGEKRGDLYFTKDMLLAVGDRYEKEIAANKAADAKYR
- a CDS encoding NADH-quinone oxidoreductase subunit J, with protein sequence MDVKTGLFYLFAAVLLFAAFRVITSRNPVYAALYLVLAFFQASAIWLLLRAEFLAISLVLVYVGAVMVLFLFVVMMLDINVDALRQGFWKHFPLAAGVGALIALEMAAVLMGGFRLAEPRRPMATGPDTSNTLELGKLLYSEYLYPLEIAAVILLVAIVAAIALTLRTRKDSKYVNPADQVRVKARDRVRIVQMPVTQAAQPVADPAPAAAETKA
- the nuoK gene encoding NADH-quinone oxidoreductase subunit NuoK, which produces MTLTLGHFLSLGAMLFALSVIGIFLNRKNLIVLLMCIELMLLAVNMNFVAFSYFLGDMHGQIFVFFILTVAAAESAIGLALLVLLFRNKSNINVDELNALKG